From Nymphalis io chromosome 12, ilAglIoxx1.1, whole genome shotgun sequence, a single genomic window includes:
- the LOC126772231 gene encoding ribonuclease H2 subunit A → MASLEALHDYIKSKNNYTKFVNSSEVPETCKSEPCMLGVDEAGRGPVLGPMVYGIAYCPISHKEVLQTLGCADSKALTEEKRDEILLKMFSEEEALNNVGWMAEVISPNYISNSMYRRAKHSLNEVSMNSAISLIKRAIVLGANIAEVYVDTVGPPEKYQAKLSEIFPNIKITVAKKADSIYPIVSAASIVAKVTRDHALKVWEFHEGLEMNHKEFGSGYPGDPLTKKFIRDQIDRVFGYPLLVRFSWSTAELMLQEKAAKCTFEEVEDSTTKKSAGTKSISTFFSPKNEKKRKRHKFFEERYLTMNNVFE, encoded by the exons ATGGCATCTCTCGAGGCTTTGCACGATTATATTAAATCGAAAAACAATTATACCAAATTTGTAAATAGTTCTGAAGTACCAGAAACTTGCAAATCTGAGCCATGCATGCTTGGTGTCGATGAAGCCGGCCGTGGTCCTGTGCTAG gcCCAATGGTGTATGGAATTGCATACTGCCCTATAAGTCACAAGGAAGTTTTGCAAACCTTAGGATGTGCTGACTCAAAAGCGCTGACAGAAGAAAAGCGGGATGAGATTCTACTCAAAATGTTTTCAGAAGAGGAAGCATTGAACAATGTTGGATGGATGGCAGAAGTTATTTCTCcaaattacatttcaaattcAATGTACAGACGAGCTAAGCATTCACTTAAcgag GTGTCAATGAATTCAGCAATAAGCCTGATAAAAAGAGCCATAGTGCTTGGAGCTAACATTGCAGAGGTTTATGTGGACACAGTCGGACCACCCGAGAAGTATCAGGCTAAGCTTAGTGAAATTTttcctaatattaaaattact GTGGCGAAAAAAGCTGATTCCATTTATCCAATCGTATCAGCGGCGAGTATAGTGGCGAAGGTAACGAGAGACCATGCTCTTAAAGTGTGGGAATTCCATGAGGGTTTGGAGATGAACCATAAAGAATTTGGCAGTGGTTACCCTGGGG ATCCATTAACCAAGAAGTTTATACGAGATCAAATAGACAGAGTGTTTGGATACCCTCTCCTGGTGAGGTTCAGTTGGTCCACGGCTGAGCTGATGCTCCAGGAGAAAGCCGCTAAATGTACATTTGAAGAAGTAGAAGATTCAACCACAAAGAAATCAGCGGGAACAAAGTCAATTAGTACATTTTTTTCaccgaaaaatgaaaaaaaaagaaaaagacataAATTTTTTGAAGAACGATACCTGACTATGAATAATGTTTTTGAGTAA
- the LOC126772229 gene encoding zinc finger protein 16-like isoform X1 has product MQNNPQELSWQAIQAIVGVKLPPNVLRFDDIGFHLVNNSVSSAEDSDSDVEIVENGWESDNNVSSKPEHSDNEKTTSDRDQSVSPVLRLVEPDNNNSGKEILDYRNFVVKMDTKDITDNDNDQVPQINNDDADSSNGNVMSIENYLEVTLSTDSEASHICSQCNQMFPSEQMLSSHQCSAKPTEEKKYPCHVCAEKFPSYWELRKHINSHFPGMLDSKSSFCHLCQKDYTKTGFMNHLRKHTGERPFVCELCHKAFSQSSSLSIHMKFHLNVRKHACTVCEKKFVTKSELSRHMTVHTKQKSYYCGVCDKAFTRSDNMKKHEKTHG; this is encoded by the coding sequence ATGCAGAACAACCCCCAGGAGCTTTCATGGCAGGCGATTCAGGCTATTGTGGGGGTTAAACTTCCACCAAATGTGTTGCGTTTCGATGATATCGGATTCCATTTAGTGAATAATTCCGTTTCGAGTGCTGAAGATTCCGATTCAGATGTAGAAATAGTAGAAAATGGCTGGGAGTCTGACAACAACGTATCCTCTAAACCTGAACATTCAGATAACGAGAAGACGACATCGGACCGTGACCAAAGCGTATCGCCCGTCTTACGACTTGTAGAGCCAGACAATAATAATTCAGGTAAAGAAATATTAGATTATAGAAATTTTGTAGTTAAAATGGATACCAAAGACATAACAGATAACGATAACGACCAAGTGcctcaaattaataatgatgatgCTGATAGCTCAAACGGAAATGTAATgtcaatagaaaattatttggAGGTAACTCTATCAACCGATTCAGAGGCTAGTCATATTTGTAGCCAGTGTAACCAAATGTTTCCCAGTGAGCAAATGTTGTCCTCACATCAATGTAGTGCTAAACCCACCGAAGAAAAGAAATATCCTTGTCATGTTTGTGCAGAGAAATTTCCAAGCTACTGGGAATTAAGAAAACACATAAACAGCCATTTCCCCGGTATGTTAGATTCAAAATCAAGTTTTTGTCATCTCTGTCAAAAAGATTATACTAAAACAGGATTTATGAATCACTTGCGAAAACACACTGGAGAACGTCCTTTCGTTTGTGAGCTCTGTCACAAAGCATTCTCTCAGTCAAGTTCATTGTCGATACATATGAAGTTCCACTTGAATGTTCGTAAACACGCTTGCACAGTTTGCGAGAAAAAATTTGTAACTAAGAGTGAACTGTCCCGTCACATGACTGTACATACCAAGCAAAAGTCATATTATTGTGGTGTTTGTGACAAAGCCTTCACTCGATCTGATAATATGAAGAAACATGAGAAGACACATGGATAA
- the LOC126772229 gene encoding protein FRA10AC1-like isoform X2 → MSARLRNLNPFELHKYLVNVYCLNAKGSSTLLKRDTSRDRTDLDVIRENHKFLWEDDEVADTWEKQLAKKYYDKLFKEYCICDLSRYKENKVALRWRVEREVVLGKGQFQCGEKTCSKDRELKSWEVNFAYLEDNEKKNALVKLRLCPICSEKLNYKSKKREIKRLKKNQKKKRKHTDKEKDDSANEEGEIVPSESAVDEPSTSAQTDEKIGDIEESLWKKGVQEVEEKTREEEFEEYLTELLL, encoded by the exons ATGTCGGCAAGGTTACGTAATCTTAATCCGTTTGAGTTACATAAGTATCTTGTTAATGTTTATTGTTTGAATGCCAAGGGTTCCTCTACGTTACTGAAACGAGACACTTCTAGAGATAGAACCGACCTTGACGTTATAAGAGAAAACCACAAGTTTCTCTGGGAGGACGACGAGGTTGCGGATACGTGGGAAAAGCAATtggcaaaaaaatattacgataaaCTCTTTAAAGAATACTGTATATGCGATCTGAGCAGATACAAAGAAAACAaa GTAGCTCTAAGATGGCGTGTTGAAAGAGAGGTGGTGTTGGGAAAAGGACAATTTCAATGTGGCGAGAAAACGTGTAGCAAAGATCGAGAGCTCAAATCTTGGGAAGTTAATTTCGCATATTTAGAAGATAATGAAAAGAAGAATGCTCTTGTGAAATTAC GTCTCTGTCCGATATGttcagaaaaattaaattataaatctaaaaaacgAGAAATTAAAAGACTTAAAAAGAACCAAAAGAAAAAGAGAAAACACACTGACAAGGAAAAAGATGATAGTGCAAATGAAGAAGGCGAAATCGTACCATCTGAATCCGCGGTAGACGAACCATCTACTTCTGCACAGACGGACGAGAAGATTGGTGATATTGAAGAGTCATTGTGGAAAAAag GTGTTCAGGAAGTTGAAGAGAAAACAAGAGAAGAAGAATTTGAAGAATATTTAACAGAATTGCTGCTGTAA
- the LOC126772219 gene encoding LOW QUALITY PROTEIN: uncharacterized protein LOC126772219 (The sequence of the model RefSeq protein was modified relative to this genomic sequence to represent the inferred CDS: deleted 2 bases in 1 codon) translates to MGLDVARHSSAAIDEDNFLDTVAQGKRKWRFRQCFAFLYLFACVSAIVGPSANSSKVVIVTKADTYLDAYSKSRIEAEKAKEGVVIVTAKDGEKKISNRDDSYNSGYDYSPPYSSSDSFSSSGSPSYPGPSSYSGSSNNYLPPSSYGPPVKFESDVTYTSPPNTYGPPASNYGPPAQSYGPPAHSYGPPAHSYGPPAPVYGPPLHKPALPPPVYGPPLKPSYGVPYTAPGLSFFDKLSLKLDILTIAKLMLKFLIFKKIVTMIAVVCMLLVIPKLISFKKDKGETDEDERQFSGRNVVELTSAQQLLERAMKVYGRQQADCGITCRVRSVIDDIYDFEPYFRVSGNPES, encoded by the exons ATGGGACTCGACGTCGCTCGTCATTCGTCAGCCGCAATCGATGAAGATAACTTCCTTGACACGGTGGCTCAGGGAAAACGAAAATGGCGCTTT CGACAATGTTTCGCGTTTTTGTATTTGTTCGCGTGTGTTTCCGCCATCGTTGGTCCATCAGCGAATAGTTCTAAAGTTGTTATTGTAACGAAAGCTGACACTTACCTCGATGCCTATTCCAAATCCCGAATAGAAGCCGAAAAAGCGAAAGAGGGTGTGGTGATCGTAACGGCTAAGGATGgagagaaaaaaatatctaaccGTGATGACAGTTATAATTCCGGATACGATTATTCACCTCCCTACTCAAGCAGCGACAGTTTTAGTTCATCTGGATCTCCAAGCTATCCAGGACCTTCAAGCTATTCTGGTTCTTCGAACAACTATTTACCCCCGTCTAGTTATGGACCGCCGGTGAAATTCGAATCTGATGTTACGTACACCTCTCCGCCCAATACTTATGGACCTCCTGCTTCAAATTATGGACCTCCAGCGCAGAGTTACGGGCCTCCCGCTCATAGTTACGGCCCTCCTGCGCattcatatgggccaccagcaCCAGTTTACGGACCTCCACTTCACAAACCTGCACTTCCTCCTCCTGTATATGGTCCACCTCTCAAACCGTCCTATGGTGTCCCTTATACAGCCCCGGGATTGAGTTTCTTTGACAAACTGTCATTGAAATTGGATATTTTAACGATTGCAAAATTGATGCTGAAATtcctgatatttaaaaaaatcgtcacAATGATCGCCGTAGTGTGCATGTTGCTCGTCATCCCTAAATTAATATCTTTCAAAAAAGATAAGGGCGAAACTGACGAGGACGAGCGCCAGTTCAGCGGTCGCAATG ttgtaGAACTAACTTCGGCTCAGCAATTGTTAGAGAGGGCTATGAAAGTGTATGGTCGCCAGCAGGCCGATTGTGGCATCACGTGCCGCGTGCGCAGCGTCATCGACGACATTTACGATTTTGAACCTTATTTCAG aGTCAGCGGTAATCCAGAGTCGTAA